The following proteins come from a genomic window of Leptospira bandrabouensis:
- the speD gene encoding adenosylmethionine decarboxylase — protein MDKEKIKLSGFNNLTKVLSFNLYDFCITLDDEQKGRYVSYIHDKYNASKITEISKEIVKRIDANILSVSAQDYDPVGASAMVLMSDVKGGGNPIPTAQVSMHLDKSHITVHTYPDAADPDGICSFRVDIDISTCGEIIPLDSINFLFEAFECDVVYIDYVVRGYTRLADGRKIYNDHHFNSILDFVKPEIKRNYTFLSDINMPQDNTWQTKMMIRELGPENYLLNPTDISHPDVPNKMKLLREEMKEVYHMIH, from the coding sequence ATGGATAAAGAAAAAATCAAACTTTCCGGTTTCAACAATCTGACAAAAGTTTTGAGTTTTAACCTCTACGATTTTTGCATCACTTTGGATGACGAACAAAAAGGTAGATACGTAAGTTATATCCACGACAAATACAATGCTAGCAAAATTACAGAAATCTCTAAAGAGATTGTCAAACGAATTGATGCCAATATCCTTTCGGTTTCTGCACAAGACTACGATCCTGTAGGGGCTTCAGCTATGGTTCTAATGAGTGATGTGAAAGGTGGCGGAAATCCAATCCCTACGGCACAGGTCAGCATGCACCTAGACAAATCACATATCACTGTCCACACCTATCCCGATGCGGCAGATCCTGATGGGATTTGTTCTTTTCGAGTGGACATTGATATTTCCACTTGTGGTGAGATCATTCCTCTCGACTCCATTAATTTTTTATTCGAAGCCTTTGAATGTGATGTGGTTTATATCGATTATGTAGTTCGCGGCTACACACGATTAGCGGATGGTAGAAAAATTTACAACGATCACCATTTCAATTCCATTTTGGATTTTGTAAAACCAGAAATCAAAAGAAACTATACCTTCCTTTCTGATATCAATATGCCACAAGACAACACTTGGCAGACAAAAATGATGATACGAGAACTTGGTCCAGAGAACTATTTACTCAATCCAACGGATATTTCTCATCCTGATGTTCCAAATAAAATGAAACTACTCAGAGAAGAAATGAAAGAAGTTTACCACATGATCCATTAA
- a CDS encoding methyl-accepting chemotaxis protein produces the protein MAAVLSERQKKVDTFFLWAILAHTPLVFFLSLGYGATTVVTLSALAISLVSFLFYKIARGSFFLRAWNGATLMMFSALMIQAQFGRIEMHFHVFSALAILFVYEDWRVLFVAAATIAVHHLVGNYVQEFGTVIWGTKVMVYSYGTGLDIVVTHALFVVFETGILIYFSIRSVTDLKKQIESQTNLETVIAGVTAALDEVSTGTKTFIENSNLISQKVKEFQTSFQTQSSSIEAISAATEETAASSQLILEGSNRQIGEVKTVEELNRNLFSLSEGFVSSLEVMRSKIQESADSVKKTETEFSGLYQSMEVAVDDSEKMEEILELISDIAEKVNLLSLNASIEAARAGDAGRGFAVVASEISKLADSTAEATKNISSISGKIKSAIQVSFKQSNQINQTVQSFVKSILSSEEGMRELTVKITGTLSAFEKQEQALLTLDQIAQEMQVSSKEQSTSMDDISKSIFDLNVKTQTNLGTCANMIGLIDKGNFIFNGLKDSVETLAAIIEDEKS, from the coding sequence TTGGCAGCGGTTCTTTCGGAACGCCAAAAAAAAGTAGATACATTTTTTCTTTGGGCGATTTTGGCCCACACTCCTCTTGTTTTTTTTCTTTCTTTAGGTTATGGAGCGACAACCGTAGTAACCCTTTCTGCTCTCGCGATTTCTTTAGTTTCCTTTCTTTTTTATAAGATAGCACGTGGCTCTTTTTTTCTTAGAGCATGGAACGGAGCAACTCTTATGATGTTTAGTGCTCTTATGATCCAGGCACAATTTGGCCGGATCGAGATGCACTTTCATGTTTTTAGTGCTCTTGCCATTCTTTTTGTTTATGAAGATTGGAGGGTTTTGTTTGTTGCCGCTGCTACCATCGCCGTACACCACTTAGTGGGAAATTATGTCCAAGAATTTGGTACCGTGATTTGGGGAACCAAAGTGATGGTTTACAGTTATGGAACAGGACTTGATATTGTTGTTACCCATGCTTTATTTGTAGTATTTGAAACGGGGATTCTCATTTATTTTTCCATTCGCTCTGTAACTGACTTAAAAAAACAAATCGAATCCCAAACTAATTTGGAAACTGTGATTGCTGGTGTCACAGCAGCTCTAGATGAAGTTTCTACTGGTACAAAAACATTTATAGAAAACTCCAATTTGATTTCGCAGAAAGTAAAGGAATTCCAAACTTCATTCCAAACACAATCCTCATCGATTGAAGCCATTTCTGCGGCCACAGAAGAAACTGCTGCTTCCAGCCAATTGATTTTAGAAGGATCCAATCGCCAGATTGGTGAAGTGAAAACGGTTGAGGAATTAAATCGGAATTTATTTAGTTTGAGTGAGGGTTTTGTTTCTTCATTAGAAGTGATGCGTTCCAAAATCCAAGAGTCAGCCGATAGTGTTAAAAAAACAGAAACTGAATTTTCCGGTCTTTACCAATCGATGGAAGTTGCTGTTGATGATTCTGAAAAAATGGAAGAAATTTTAGAATTAATTTCTGATATTGCAGAAAAGGTCAACTTACTTTCGTTAAATGCATCAATTGAAGCGGCTCGTGCTGGTGATGCAGGACGGGGGTTTGCTGTGGTTGCTTCTGAAATTTCTAAACTTGCGGATTCCACTGCAGAAGCTACTAAAAACATTTCGTCCATTTCGGGAAAAATTAAATCGGCCATCCAAGTAAGTTTCAAACAGTCCAATCAAATCAACCAAACCGTTCAAAGTTTTGTGAAGTCCATTCTCTCTTCAGAAGAAGGAATGCGAGAGCTGACGGTTAAAATTACAGGAACTCTTTCTGCATTTGAAAAACAAGAACAAGCCTTACTTACTTTGGATCAAATTGCTCAAGAAATGCAAGTCTCCAGTAAAGAACAATCCACAAGTATGGATGATATTTCTAAATCCATTTTTGACCTAAATGTTAAAACACAAACCAATTTAGGCACTTGCGCGAATATGATTGGCCTCATTGATAAAGGAAATTTTATATTTAATGGTTTGAAAGATTCGGTAGAAACCTTAGCGGCAATCATCGAAGATGAAAAATCTTAA
- the panD gene encoding aspartate 1-decarboxylase: MIITVCKGKIHRAIVTEAELHYEGSLTVDQDLMDLAGMKPYEQVSVVNVNNGARFETYLIVGERGSGTICLNGAAARLGMKGDKVIIITYGQVDEKDLSADYKPKVVFVDENNRPKKA, encoded by the coding sequence ATGATCATCACTGTTTGCAAAGGCAAAATCCATAGAGCCATCGTTACCGAAGCGGAGCTCCACTACGAAGGTAGTCTTACTGTTGACCAAGACCTAATGGATTTGGCAGGAATGAAACCTTACGAACAAGTAAGCGTTGTGAACGTCAATAACGGTGCCAGGTTCGAAACCTACCTGATCGTGGGGGAACGCGGTTCTGGAACCATTTGTTTGAATGGGGCAGCGGCAAGGCTCGGAATGAAAGGGGACAAAGTCATCATCATCACCTATGGTCAGGTGGATGAAAAGGACCTTTCGGCAGATTACAAACCCAAAGTGGTCTTCGTAGATGAGAACAATCGTCCGAAAAAAGCCTAA
- the ileS gene encoding isoleucine--tRNA ligase has product MAKPETENPYSKTVLLPETSFPMKADLANREPGQIKIWKEKKVFQKMKEIRKSKPSFVLHDGPPYANGNFHVGHALNKILKDIIVKSKSLSGFQTDMIPGWDCHGLPIEVQVLKNLGKEARNTSPSELRKKCREYAAEFVGKQGEDLSRFLCFWEEDKKYLTMAPEFEARIVEVFGSLFEKGYIYKGKKPVYWCIDLATAHAEAEIEYQNHVSPSIYVKFAVKGEADTYCLIWTTTPWTLPANLAICFNEELDYSLFQSDSHGRLILADGLKESVEQKTGITLTKIKSLTSTELGKMTFLHPFIDRESIPLFGNHVTLDAGTGCVHTAPGHGTDDYRVGTAAGLPPLSPVDDYGRYTDEFEMMKGIKIWDANPKIVELLKEKNALVHYSEFTHSYPHSWRSKKPLIFRATPQWFFSIDHDGLREDSLKAIDNVKWIPDWGITRIRSMVESRPDWCLSRQRNWGVPIPSFTCKSCGFTHLDDKTIKHFIQIVKKEGIEVWYEREAKDLLPEGTKCTKCGSEELKQDKDILDVWFDSGVSSFAVFGDSLNNEPADLYLEGSDQHRGWFQSSLWPSMAIRKRPPYRSVLTHGYVLDEKGHAMSKSLGNVINPTTDIINQYGADILRLWVSTQDFRDDVKIGKDSIKTVAEAYRKIRNTFRYLLGNTKAEVLQWNLKKENLEAIDQYYLHKLAKLNEDVKKLYENYQFHQVYHRILVFCTVDLSQDYFEIIRDRMYCDGKNSKSRKSSEYVLAVILETLTKLLSPILSFTTEEVWTEFGLKDSVFYSDFSDLSSLLDSDLESQFAPVFETKEVVQKALEEARKLGKLGKSLEAEVLISGDSLKDTKFSKDDLSLFFVVSEVSFDNKEISEVFSEWKGEKASIQIRKPRHYECPRCWRHVSTVEGKLCVRCEEVVSQL; this is encoded by the coding sequence ATGGCCAAACCAGAAACGGAAAATCCCTATTCTAAAACGGTTCTTCTCCCTGAGACCTCCTTTCCCATGAAAGCCGACCTGGCAAATCGTGAACCAGGTCAAATTAAAATTTGGAAGGAGAAAAAAGTCTTCCAAAAGATGAAGGAAATTCGTAAATCCAAACCTTCGTTTGTATTACACGATGGACCTCCTTACGCCAATGGAAATTTCCATGTTGGACACGCTCTCAATAAAATTTTAAAAGATATCATTGTTAAATCAAAATCTCTTTCCGGTTTCCAAACCGATATGATTCCTGGTTGGGACTGTCATGGACTTCCCATCGAAGTACAGGTGTTAAAAAATCTTGGTAAAGAAGCAAGGAACACTAGCCCAAGCGAACTTCGAAAAAAATGCCGTGAGTATGCGGCTGAGTTTGTAGGAAAACAAGGGGAAGATTTAAGTCGATTTTTATGTTTCTGGGAAGAAGATAAAAAGTATCTCACCATGGCTCCTGAATTTGAAGCAAGGATCGTGGAAGTATTTGGATCCCTTTTTGAAAAAGGATATATCTACAAAGGAAAAAAACCTGTGTATTGGTGTATTGATTTAGCGACTGCCCATGCGGAAGCCGAGATCGAATACCAAAACCATGTCTCCCCTTCAATTTATGTAAAGTTTGCAGTAAAGGGCGAGGCCGACACTTACTGTTTGATCTGGACCACCACTCCCTGGACACTTCCGGCAAACCTTGCGATTTGTTTTAATGAGGAACTAGACTACTCTCTTTTCCAATCTGATTCTCACGGAAGACTGATCCTTGCGGATGGATTAAAAGAATCTGTAGAACAAAAAACAGGGATCACTCTCACAAAAATTAAATCGTTAACGAGCACCGAACTGGGAAAGATGACCTTCTTACATCCGTTTATCGATCGTGAATCCATCCCTCTTTTTGGAAATCATGTGACACTCGATGCGGGAACAGGTTGTGTCCATACTGCCCCAGGCCACGGAACGGATGACTACCGTGTAGGAACGGCAGCAGGACTTCCTCCGCTTTCTCCTGTTGATGATTACGGTCGTTATACGGACGAATTTGAAATGATGAAGGGAATTAAAATTTGGGATGCCAATCCTAAAATTGTAGAACTCCTAAAAGAAAAAAATGCCCTCGTGCATTATTCTGAATTCACTCACTCCTATCCTCATAGTTGGAGGAGTAAAAAACCTCTCATCTTTCGTGCAACACCACAATGGTTTTTTTCCATCGACCACGATGGTCTCAGAGAAGATTCTCTAAAAGCGATCGACAACGTAAAATGGATTCCTGATTGGGGAATCACTCGCATCCGCTCTATGGTAGAATCAAGACCTGACTGGTGTTTGTCGAGACAAAGGAACTGGGGAGTTCCCATTCCTTCTTTTACTTGTAAATCTTGTGGATTCACACACCTTGATGACAAAACGATCAAACACTTCATCCAGATTGTCAAAAAAGAAGGGATCGAAGTTTGGTATGAAAGAGAAGCAAAGGATCTTTTACCAGAAGGAACCAAATGTACAAAATGTGGTTCTGAGGAATTAAAACAAGACAAAGATATTTTGGATGTTTGGTTTGATTCAGGAGTTTCCAGCTTTGCCGTATTTGGTGATTCATTAAACAACGAACCTGCCGACTTATATTTGGAAGGTTCCGATCAACACAGGGGATGGTTCCAATCATCTCTTTGGCCATCCATGGCGATTAGAAAAAGGCCTCCTTACCGATCTGTCCTCACACACGGTTATGTGTTAGATGAAAAAGGTCATGCGATGTCCAAATCCCTTGGAAACGTGATCAATCCCACAACAGATATCATCAACCAATACGGAGCCGATATCCTTAGGCTTTGGGTTTCCACCCAAGATTTTCGAGACGATGTCAAAATTGGAAAGGACTCGATCAAAACGGTGGCGGAGGCTTATCGCAAAATCAGAAATACCTTCCGCTATCTCTTAGGAAATACCAAAGCAGAAGTTCTTCAGTGGAATTTGAAAAAGGAAAATTTAGAAGCCATTGATCAGTATTACCTTCATAAATTAGCAAAACTGAATGAAGATGTTAAAAAATTGTATGAGAACTATCAGTTCCATCAGGTTTATCATCGAATTCTAGTTTTCTGCACAGTGGATTTATCCCAAGACTACTTTGAAATCATTCGGGACAGAATGTACTGTGATGGCAAAAACTCAAAATCCAGAAAATCTTCTGAATATGTTTTGGCAGTCATTTTAGAAACCTTAACCAAACTCCTCTCACCGATCCTTTCGTTCACAACGGAAGAAGTATGGACGGAATTTGGTTTAAAAGATTCTGTATTTTATTCTGATTTTTCAGACTTATCTTCCTTACTTGATTCCGATTTAGAATCCCAATTTGCACCTGTCTTTGAAACAAAAGAGGTGGTGCAAAAAGCTCTCGAAGAAGCAAGAAAATTGGGAAAACTCGGGAAATCATTGGAAGCTGAAGTTCTCATCTCAGGAGATTCCTTAAAAGATACAAAGTTTTCCAAAGACGACCTAAGCCTATTCTTTGTGGTATCGGAAGTTTCCTTCGATAACAAAGAAATTAGTGAAGTGTTTTCGGAATGGAAAGGAGAAAAAGCTTCTATCCAAATTCGTAAACCTCGACACTATGAATGCCCAAGGTGTTGGCGTCATGTTTCTACTGTGGAAGGAAAACTCTGTGTTCGTTGTGAAGAAGTGGTTTCCCAACTTTAA
- a CDS encoding type II toxin-antitoxin system antitoxin SocA domain-containing protein: protein MEKLCHAILWILEKSPNGRARLDLAKLLYYSDGVHFQKHAEMITRGDYIHLEDSPYPVKLNEALLFLKEKGHIDAIPKIEGNGIQGFTLRFLKPLEGLVLSREDKRVMMKVLEAFRGRVVDENRHYPNLYENYVVTPLFDSIPFSVDRINTKIHVLVQKSLLNLSGKMFRVLFERSE from the coding sequence ATGGAGAAACTTTGTCATGCGATCCTTTGGATCCTCGAAAAATCACCCAATGGGAGAGCCCGCCTGGATTTGGCGAAACTGCTCTACTATTCGGATGGTGTTCATTTCCAAAAACATGCGGAGATGATCACAAGAGGAGACTATATCCACTTAGAAGACTCCCCTTACCCCGTCAAACTGAACGAAGCACTTTTATTTTTGAAAGAAAAGGGACATATCGATGCCATTCCCAAAATTGAAGGGAATGGCATCCAAGGATTTACGTTACGATTCTTAAAACCCTTAGAGGGACTTGTCCTTTCTCGGGAAGACAAACGAGTGATGATGAAGGTTCTCGAAGCCTTTCGTGGCCGGGTAGTGGATGAAAATCGCCATTACCCCAACCTCTACGAAAATTATGTGGTCACTCCCCTCTTCGATTCCATTCCGTTTTCCGTCGATCGGATCAATACGAAAATCCATGTTCTTGTCCAAAAAAGCCTTTTGAATCTATCAGGCAAAATGTTTAGAGTTTTATTTGAGAGGTCAGAATGA
- the lipB gene encoding lipoyl(octanoyl) transferase LipB has product MTKFLHRKGLPSYLFPSIVPYLRYVKFQENSRKNRRESMLFLEHSPCLTGGIGAKAENLLVSPSHLNSLGVEMVTLPRGGDFTAHEPGQIVGYLHIDLKKRNLSLGDFLRVLNQSLVVSIKETWGLTVEENPKAPGLYTTEEHKRKLVSEGIFAKSYFTSFGFALNGLNNLSTFSLINPCGAKSEDMTSLLRLGKDKDFPKKRREFVEIFTKTFIDLLP; this is encoded by the coding sequence ATGACAAAGTTTCTCCATCGAAAAGGACTTCCTTCTTACCTGTTTCCTTCGATCGTTCCGTACTTAAGATACGTGAAATTCCAGGAAAATTCCAGGAAAAATCGAAGGGAATCCATGCTCTTTTTAGAACACAGTCCATGTTTGACAGGAGGCATAGGTGCGAAAGCGGAAAATCTTTTGGTTTCGCCTTCTCACCTGAATTCTCTTGGGGTAGAGATGGTCACCTTGCCGAGGGGAGGGGACTTTACTGCCCATGAACCAGGCCAAATTGTGGGATACTTACATATCGATTTGAAAAAAAGAAATTTAAGTTTGGGTGATTTTTTACGTGTCTTAAACCAAAGTTTGGTGGTCTCTATTAAAGAAACTTGGGGTTTAACCGTGGAAGAAAATCCAAAGGCTCCGGGACTTTATACCACAGAAGAACACAAACGAAAACTTGTCTCCGAGGGCATCTTTGCTAAGTCCTATTTCACAAGCTTTGGTTTCGCCTTAAATGGATTGAACAATCTTTCTACCTTTTCTCTCATCAATCCTTGTGGCGCAAAGTCGGAAGACATGACATCGCTCCTTCGATTGGGAAAAGATAAGGATTTCCCGAAGAAACGAAGGGAATTTGTAGAGATTTTTACGAAAACATTCATAGACTTACTCCCTTAA
- a CDS encoding leucine-rich repeat domain-containing protein, with product MKSFVYTTITILFLTSFSHCTNKDVVNAEEWFENHKEDRVLNLSNKEVGVLPASIGNLTKVEELTLQYDSLKSLPKELGNLKQLKILNLFGNPLQTLPEEIGNLENLEVLLLGRTELTEIPPVLTRLQKLKTLAMDETKVQLTEADVEVIAALPHLEILDLSLMREYKTLPKNLAKLNHLKQLVLQKTLLEKSDVVRLRDELPNVRVKL from the coding sequence ATGAAGTCATTTGTATACACAACAATTACTATTTTATTTCTAACATCCTTTTCCCATTGTACAAATAAGGATGTAGTCAATGCAGAGGAATGGTTTGAAAACCACAAGGAAGATCGGGTCCTAAATCTTTCGAACAAAGAAGTGGGAGTCCTGCCGGCATCCATTGGAAATTTGACAAAAGTAGAAGAACTTACCCTCCAATACGACTCACTCAAATCGCTCCCAAAAGAGCTGGGTAACCTGAAACAATTAAAGATCCTCAATCTTTTTGGTAACCCTCTCCAAACCCTGCCAGAAGAAATTGGAAATTTAGAAAACTTGGAAGTACTACTTCTAGGAAGAACGGAACTGACTGAAATTCCTCCTGTTTTAACACGATTACAAAAATTAAAAACTTTGGCAATGGATGAAACCAAAGTGCAACTAACAGAGGCCGACGTAGAAGTGATCGCCGCACTCCCCCATTTAGAAATCCTTGATTTAAGCCTTATGAGGGAGTATAAAACTCTTCCCAAAAACCTCGCAAAACTTAACCATCTAAAACAACTCGTTTTACAAAAAACCCTACTCGAAAAATCCGATGTGGTAAGACTACGGGACGAACTCCCCAATGTCCGAGTCAAACTCTAG
- a CDS encoding STAS domain-containing protein, whose product MEAKDKVFSIQLKGGLDGTSAEDFYRYFESQLGKGYRKFLFQFGALDFITSNGISVMVKIHKQITKIGAVYAIYGVKQEVEDVLTLVGLFDKLPIFRDHNQAESFLLKMEPKRQNPPEMKPLTEPAPQSHVGSENRIRFYFTGKTREKDSLSQKKEPVSQLESIPEQEVEEPVSPTQPNSSSPMELVLEEKLNSLRLEIKETLNHELERRFAVYKTSSGSEEKRITIPSYIQSKTKQLETMERIIQCEVCGTRLRLHKFGKHECPGCSTQFEMSTNGSVRFLEKLNPL is encoded by the coding sequence ATGGAAGCCAAAGATAAAGTATTTTCAATCCAATTGAAAGGTGGTTTAGACGGAACTAGCGCTGAAGATTTTTACCGTTATTTTGAATCGCAATTAGGTAAGGGATACAGAAAATTTTTGTTCCAGTTCGGGGCTTTAGATTTTATTACCTCCAACGGAATCAGTGTGATGGTGAAAATCCATAAACAGATTACTAAGATTGGTGCCGTATACGCCATTTATGGAGTGAAACAAGAAGTCGAAGATGTTCTAACTCTTGTTGGTCTTTTCGATAAACTTCCGATTTTCAGGGATCACAATCAGGCAGAATCTTTTCTTTTAAAAATGGAACCGAAACGTCAGAATCCTCCCGAAATGAAACCTCTCACGGAGCCAGCACCGCAATCTCATGTGGGAAGTGAAAATCGGATTCGTTTTTATTTTACAGGCAAAACCAGAGAAAAAGATTCTTTATCTCAAAAAAAAGAACCCGTATCTCAATTGGAATCCATCCCAGAACAAGAAGTAGAGGAACCAGTTTCCCCGACCCAACCTAACTCTTCTTCTCCTATGGAATTAGTTTTAGAAGAAAAACTAAATAGCCTAAGGTTGGAAATCAAAGAAACTTTAAACCATGAATTGGAGAGAAGGTTTGCAGTTTATAAAACCTCTTCAGGTTCGGAAGAAAAAAGAATTACGATTCCAAGTTACATTCAATCGAAAACAAAACAATTAGAAACCATGGAACGTATCATCCAATGTGAAGTTTGCGGAACAAGGTTAAGACTTCATAAATTTGGGAAACACGAATGTCCTGGGTGTTCCACTCAGTTCGAAATGAGTACCAACGGTTCTGTGCGTTTTCTTGAAAAATTGAATCCACTCTAA
- a CDS encoding LIC_12071 family protein — translation MKYSRFFLSFILFFFLCEALALSAVVWTFYESLQNALTQEQFVSDHRARDLTLALAKSSEQRLQNEGYVELEKMFHRYVEQSKKDPEEFYIQKISLYSVDATLLVSTDTIYTPEELKNRKPDEALLRSTFFKKGIRMKKWQWSEPENGENPILNSKRDPKVRSGFEWVLSYLPLAKSNTVRLTSPLYKPGTLDVSGLVILVYERGNLGLLFENQWKLVEWMVLNYILFAFIVSLVLTGAFVAYTMLVAKDSSVLPKEAKNLPLFEKKTLETMDTPESHVEPIVDLTEVPIEGTNVSSGPESEVEILSEGPMVSHVSPGSKETPVRDAIFLG, via the coding sequence ATGAAATATTCACGTTTTTTTCTATCCTTTATACTTTTCTTTTTCCTCTGTGAGGCCTTGGCTCTCAGTGCTGTGGTTTGGACTTTTTATGAATCTTTACAAAATGCTCTCACCCAAGAACAATTTGTTTCTGACCATAGAGCCCGTGATTTAACTTTGGCTTTGGCAAAAAGTTCAGAACAAAGACTACAGAACGAAGGTTATGTGGAACTAGAAAAAATGTTCCATCGGTATGTAGAACAATCAAAAAAAGATCCCGAAGAGTTTTACATTCAAAAAATCAGTTTGTATTCAGTAGATGCCACTCTTCTTGTTTCTACGGATACCATCTACACCCCAGAAGAATTAAAAAATAGAAAACCTGATGAGGCACTTCTCCGTTCCACGTTTTTCAAAAAAGGGATACGGATGAAAAAATGGCAATGGTCTGAACCTGAAAATGGAGAAAATCCCATCTTAAATTCCAAACGAGATCCAAAGGTTAGGTCAGGTTTTGAATGGGTTCTATCTTATTTGCCACTGGCTAAATCGAATACGGTCAGGCTTACTTCTCCATTATACAAACCAGGGACTTTGGATGTGTCAGGACTTGTGATTTTAGTATATGAAAGAGGGAACTTAGGATTACTTTTTGAAAACCAATGGAAACTTGTGGAATGGATGGTATTAAATTATATTTTATTTGCATTCATTGTAAGTTTGGTTTTAACAGGTGCCTTCGTGGCCTATACGATGTTAGTTGCAAAAGATTCTTCCGTTTTACCTAAAGAGGCAAAGAACCTTCCCTTGTTTGAGAAAAAAACATTAGAAACAATGGATACACCAGAGAGTCACGTGGAACCAATTGTCGATTTAACGGAAGTACCAATCGAAGGAACCAATGTAAGTTCTGGACCAGAAAGTGAAGTGGAAATTCTTTCAGAGGGACCAATGGTTTCTCATGTTTCCCCAGGTTCTAAAGAAACACCCGTTCGCGATGCGATCTTTTTAGGATAG
- the murJ gene encoding murein biosynthesis integral membrane protein MurJ, which produces MTKQAKGSESSARRSLALSFYTFLSRILGLVRDHFMAVSFGTGMVASAFSVAYRLPNMFRNLLAEGTLSQSFMPIFSEYEKIGILEARVMAGTVLSFLFLCLSLFVALFWFFAAGFLPALVGGSPEYGALVVELSLVLFFLIMTASLSSIFMSISNSHHNYFVPSLSPIILNFSYLIVFIFIFPFYHEIREKVFVLAYGIVTGGVLQLLVQAWYVYKNGYGPIFRLNLKHPAIRKIFKLMLPAALGGSFYQIGLLVDIFLANYIQNQNPGLGAVVSLDYSQRLVQLPTGIIGVALATTILPSLLKDLREGREENVPKEISDVLSFAFFLTLPASIGLAVLGETVLDSIYYGGRWDHLATITAFYPLVFYSFAIPFYSINKVLVSSYYAFSDTKTPLRIQLVSFFLSILVSIGLMFFLKHSAIALASALSASVTSSLLLYYLKAHQVKIPFLTVWFRILKMVPALFGLFLWLVVSEWIIKPFLVTYLSDSFGLGFANVSRLCLVVSILPAVVLYFTVAGITKLPEADIILGRFLRKFRKKAS; this is translated from the coding sequence ATGACAAAACAAGCCAAGGGAAGTGAGTCAAGTGCCAGGCGTTCACTTGCCCTATCTTTTTATACATTTTTATCTCGAATTTTGGGTCTTGTGCGTGACCACTTTATGGCTGTTAGTTTTGGAACAGGGATGGTTGCTTCTGCATTCAGTGTGGCCTACCGACTTCCCAATATGTTTCGAAATTTATTGGCAGAAGGAACACTTAGCCAGTCCTTTATGCCAATTTTTTCTGAATATGAAAAGATCGGCATTTTAGAAGCTAGGGTGATGGCAGGAACTGTTCTCAGTTTCCTTTTCCTTTGTTTGTCTTTATTTGTAGCTTTGTTTTGGTTTTTTGCAGCAGGTTTTTTGCCGGCACTTGTGGGTGGGTCACCTGAATATGGGGCACTTGTCGTTGAACTTTCGTTAGTTTTGTTTTTTCTGATAATGACTGCCAGTTTGTCTTCGATTTTTATGTCGATTTCTAACTCACATCATAATTATTTTGTTCCTTCTTTATCTCCCATCATCCTTAACTTTAGTTATTTGATCGTTTTTATTTTTATATTTCCTTTTTATCATGAAATTCGGGAAAAAGTTTTTGTTCTTGCTTATGGAATTGTAACGGGAGGGGTCTTACAACTTCTCGTCCAAGCTTGGTATGTATACAAAAATGGATATGGTCCCATCTTTCGTTTGAATTTGAAACATCCTGCCATTCGTAAAATTTTTAAATTGATGTTACCAGCTGCGCTTGGAGGAAGTTTTTACCAAATCGGACTTCTAGTAGATATTTTCCTCGCCAACTACATCCAAAACCAAAACCCAGGACTTGGGGCTGTGGTAAGTTTGGATTATTCCCAAAGGCTTGTCCAACTTCCTACGGGAATCATTGGAGTGGCACTTGCCACGACCATCCTGCCTTCTCTTTTGAAGGACCTTCGCGAAGGTAGAGAAGAAAATGTTCCCAAAGAAATATCTGATGTATTGTCGTTTGCCTTCTTTTTAACTCTTCCAGCAAGCATTGGTTTGGCGGTACTTGGGGAAACGGTTTTGGATTCGATTTATTACGGGGGACGTTGGGACCATTTAGCAACGATCACTGCTTTTTATCCTTTGGTTTTTTATTCTTTTGCGATTCCGTTTTATAGTATTAATAAAGTTTTGGTTTCTTCCTATTATGCGTTTTCTGACACAAAAACTCCTTTAAGAATCCAATTGGTTTCTTTTTTCTTAAGTATCTTGGTGAGCATTGGGCTTATGTTCTTTTTAAAACATTCTGCCATTGCTTTGGCCTCGGCTCTGAGTGCTTCGGTGACTTCTTCCTTATTATTGTATTATTTGAAAGCCCACCAAGTAAAAATTCCCTTTCTCACTGTCTGGTTTCGTATTTTGAAAATGGTGCCGGCCCTCTTTGGACTTTTTCTTTGGTTAGTTGTTTCTGAATGGATCATAAAACCTTTTTTAGTTACCTATCTTTCCGATAGCTTTGGACTTGGTTTTGCCAATGTAAGTCGGCTTTGTCTTGTGGTTTCGATTCTCCCGGCAGTGGTTTTATACTTTACGGTGGCAGGGATTACCAAACTACCCGAAGCAGATATTATTTTGGGAAGGTTTTTAAGAAAGTTTCGAAAAAAAGCCTCTTAA